A window of Streptomyces armeniacus contains these coding sequences:
- the glp gene encoding gephyrin-like molybdotransferase Glp, with protein MSETWSVDEHLEDILRGVRPLEPIELQLLDAQGCVLVDEITVPASLPPFDNSSMDGYAVRTADVEGSTREFPAVLTVLGDVAAGSADLPAVGPGQAARIMTGAPLPPGAEAVVPVEWTDGGTGGGPADAMTARTADPGGATGEVRVHRPVTQGQYVRERGSDVRAGTVALPAGTVLGPPQLGLLAAIGLGKVTVRPHPRVVVVSTGSELVQPGEPLEHGQIHDSNSFVLTAAARAAGAIAYRVGAVADDPDTLRATIEDQLIRADIVVTSGGVSVGAYDVVKEALSGVDGADGSVEFRRLAMQPGKPQGFGLVGTERTPLLALPGNPVSSYVSFELFVRPAIRALMGREPVRRPTVPAVLTGDTVLHSPAGKRQFLRGAYDPPPPGEKAGTVRAVGGAGSHLIASLAQADALIVIPEDREEAAPGEELEVIRLD; from the coding sequence TTGAGCGAGACCTGGTCGGTCGACGAGCACCTGGAGGACATCCTCCGCGGCGTCCGTCCGCTGGAGCCGATCGAGCTTCAACTGCTGGACGCACAGGGCTGTGTGCTCGTCGACGAGATCACGGTGCCCGCCTCGCTCCCGCCCTTCGACAACAGTTCCATGGACGGCTACGCCGTGCGTACGGCCGATGTCGAGGGCTCCACACGGGAGTTCCCCGCGGTGCTCACCGTCCTCGGTGACGTCGCGGCGGGCAGCGCCGACCTGCCGGCCGTCGGTCCCGGGCAGGCAGCCCGGATCATGACTGGCGCTCCGCTGCCGCCCGGAGCCGAAGCCGTCGTCCCCGTCGAGTGGACTGACGGAGGCACCGGCGGCGGCCCCGCCGACGCGATGACCGCGCGGACGGCTGACCCCGGCGGCGCCACCGGAGAGGTCCGCGTCCACCGTCCGGTCACACAGGGGCAGTACGTACGGGAGCGCGGCAGCGACGTCCGTGCGGGCACCGTCGCCCTCCCTGCGGGCACGGTCCTCGGCCCGCCGCAGCTCGGCCTGCTGGCGGCGATCGGCCTCGGCAAGGTCACCGTACGGCCGCACCCGAGGGTGGTCGTCGTCTCCACGGGCAGCGAACTCGTGCAGCCGGGCGAGCCGTTGGAGCACGGCCAGATCCACGACTCCAACAGCTTCGTGCTGACCGCCGCCGCGCGCGCGGCGGGCGCCATCGCGTACCGCGTCGGCGCCGTCGCCGACGATCCCGACACGCTCCGCGCGACCATCGAGGACCAGCTGATCCGCGCCGACATCGTCGTCACGAGCGGCGGCGTGAGCGTCGGCGCGTACGACGTGGTGAAGGAGGCGCTCAGCGGCGTCGACGGCGCGGACGGCAGCGTCGAGTTCCGCCGGCTGGCGATGCAGCCCGGGAAGCCGCAGGGCTTCGGTCTCGTCGGCACGGAACGCACTCCGCTGCTCGCCCTTCCCGGCAACCCGGTCAGCTCGTACGTCTCCTTCGAGCTGTTCGTCCGCCCGGCGATCCGCGCGCTGATGGGCCGCGAACCCGTACGCCGTCCGACGGTGCCCGCCGTGCTCACGGGCGACACCGTGCTGCACTCGCCCGCCGGCAAGCGGCAGTTCCTGCGCGGCGCGTACGATCCGCCGCCGCCCGGCGAGAAGGCGGGTACGGTCCGCGCGGTCGGCGGCGCGGGCTCCCACCTCATCGCCTCGCTCGCGCAGGCGGACGCGCTGATCGTGATCCCGGAGGACCGGGAGGAAGCGGCACCGGGGGAGGAGCTCGAGGTGATCCGCCTCGACTGA
- a CDS encoding fibronectin type III domain-containing protein, producing the protein MRPTPPLTALSTTACLLALTLPLTACGSDDGDTEAPPAPTGVTVHTSSSTSVHVMWDRSADAGDVRRYEVHRDGVKVKNVPAERHMVDVTGLKASASYTFSVRARDAAGNLSKPGAAPRVTTPSAAADDSQAPSRPNGLDGRADGPRSATLTWKRSKDDNEVTSYDIHQAGTKIHSVDGAKTTASVTTLRPGTRYTFTVKARDAADNASPASPAVTVTTKAEPEGATRSEVPADLQATARTENGRHHLDLTWNAPKEGGDITEYEVYVNGKFGSKLTLGEAAPKDTGTISLPVGKKAGTTYAVKVRAKLPDGNWGRFTEEIKVTTAGDPS; encoded by the coding sequence GTGAGGCCCACTCCCCCGCTCACCGCGCTGAGCACCACCGCCTGCCTCCTGGCCCTCACCCTGCCCCTGACCGCCTGCGGCTCCGATGACGGTGACACGGAGGCGCCTCCCGCGCCGACCGGCGTGACCGTCCACACCAGCAGCTCCACGTCGGTGCACGTCATGTGGGACCGGTCCGCCGACGCCGGAGACGTGCGGCGCTACGAGGTGCACCGCGACGGCGTCAAGGTCAAGAACGTGCCGGCCGAACGCCACATGGTCGACGTCACCGGGCTCAAGGCGTCGGCCTCCTACACCTTCTCCGTACGGGCGCGGGACGCCGCCGGCAACCTCTCGAAGCCCGGCGCGGCCCCCCGCGTCACCACCCCCTCCGCAGCCGCCGACGACAGCCAGGCACCTTCGCGGCCCAACGGACTCGACGGCCGGGCGGACGGCCCCCGTTCCGCCACGCTGACCTGGAAGCGGTCGAAGGACGACAACGAAGTCACCTCCTACGACATCCACCAGGCCGGAACCAAGATCCACAGTGTGGACGGTGCCAAGACCACCGCGTCCGTCACCACACTCCGCCCCGGCACCCGCTACACCTTCACGGTCAAGGCCCGGGACGCCGCCGACAACGCGTCCCCTGCCAGCCCGGCAGTCACCGTGACCACCAAGGCGGAGCCCGAAGGCGCCACCCGGTCCGAGGTGCCGGCGGACCTTCAGGCGACGGCGCGCACCGAGAACGGCCGCCACCACCTCGACCTGACCTGGAACGCGCCGAAAGAGGGCGGCGACATCACCGAGTACGAGGTGTACGTGAACGGGAAGTTCGGCTCGAAGCTCACTCTCGGCGAAGCGGCACCGAAGGACACCGGCACGATCAGCCTCCCTGTGGGAAAGAAAGCGGGCACCACGTACGCCGTGAAGGTGCGCGCGAAGCTCCCCGACGGGAACTGGGGCCGCTTCACCGAAGAGATCAAGGTGACCACGGCCGGCGACCCCTCGTAG
- a CDS encoding TetR/AcrR family transcriptional regulator encodes MTVTPGRRERKKAATRQKIADTALRLFLERGYDAVGIRDVAAEADVAVTTLFSHFASKEALVFEQDEDFEQRLTQAVTGRATHEPLIPALRREIQALVRHCTAEGAAPVWRMIEASSALREYEESMRLRHAESLAAALAADPGLPQTTTACRTIARFAIDAYSVAREAADPEAALDEIFRMIEAAWEAAQPSGRT; translated from the coding sequence ATGACCGTGACGCCCGGACGCCGCGAGCGCAAGAAGGCCGCGACCCGCCAGAAGATCGCCGACACCGCCCTGCGGCTCTTCCTGGAACGCGGGTACGACGCGGTGGGCATCCGCGACGTGGCCGCCGAGGCCGACGTCGCCGTCACCACGCTCTTCTCTCACTTCGCCTCGAAAGAGGCCCTGGTGTTCGAGCAGGACGAAGACTTCGAGCAGCGCCTCACACAGGCGGTCACCGGGCGGGCGACGCACGAGCCGCTCATCCCCGCGCTGCGCCGCGAGATCCAGGCGCTCGTACGGCACTGCACGGCAGAGGGCGCCGCTCCGGTCTGGCGCATGATCGAGGCATCGTCCGCCCTGCGGGAGTACGAGGAGTCGATGCGACTGCGCCACGCGGAGTCACTGGCGGCCGCCCTCGCCGCCGATCCCGGCCTGCCGCAGACCACAACGGCCTGCCGGACGATCGCGCGGTTCGCCATCGACGCGTACTCGGTGGCGCGTGAAGCGGCCGATCCGGAGGCCGCGTTGGACGAGATCTTCCGGATGATCGAGGCCGCCTGGGAGGCCGCCCAGCCCTCCGGACGTACGTGA
- a CDS encoding FdhF/YdeP family oxidoreductase — MWGSQAPPEQDPVQDAPEVGGPQQSAAGLPAVGHSLRAARQQMGVRRTALTLLRVNQKDGFDCPGCAWPEPEHRHTAEFCENGAKAVAEEATLRRVTPAFFEAHPVAELAERSGYWLGQQGRLTRPMYLAEGASHYEPVSWERAFDIVGAELTSLDSPDEAVFYTSGRTSNEAAFLYQLFAREFGTNNLPDCSNMCHESSGSALTETLGVGKGSVLLEDIHQSDLIIVAGQNPGTNHPRMLSALEKAKANGARIITVNPLPEAGMERFRNPQTARGLAGGGTLLTDLFLQVRIGGDQALFRALSRLVLEEGGTDDAFIREHTYGFEEYAAAARAADWEETLRATGLERTEIEQALRMVLDSERTVVCWAMGLTQHKHSVPTIREIVSFLLLRGSIGRPGAGVCPVRGHSNVQGDRTMGIFERPAPEFLDALEKEFGFAPPREHGLDVVRSIRALRDGQAKVFFAMGGNFVSASPDTAVTEDAMRRARLTVHVSTKLNRSHCVTGARALILPTLGRTERDRQGGGDQFVTVEDSMGMVHASRGRLDPADPALLSEPAIVCRLARRVLGAGSRTPWERFEEDYALIRDRIARVVPGFEDFNAKVARPGGFTLPHAPRDSRSFPTATGKANFTAAPLEYPRLPEGRLLLQTLRSHDQYNTTIYGLDDRYRGIRNGRRVVLVNPEDAAALGFADGSYADLTSEWRDGTERTAEGFRVVHYPTARGCAAAYYPETNVLVPLDATADTSNTPASKSLVVRLTPA; from the coding sequence GTGTGGGGCAGCCAGGCGCCGCCCGAGCAGGATCCCGTACAGGACGCTCCCGAGGTCGGCGGGCCGCAGCAGTCCGCGGCCGGGCTGCCCGCCGTGGGGCATTCGCTGCGTGCGGCGCGGCAGCAGATGGGGGTGCGGCGTACGGCCCTCACGCTGCTCCGGGTCAATCAGAAGGACGGCTTCGACTGTCCCGGCTGCGCGTGGCCCGAGCCGGAGCACCGGCACACGGCGGAGTTCTGCGAGAACGGCGCGAAGGCCGTCGCCGAGGAGGCGACGCTGCGCCGCGTGACGCCCGCGTTCTTCGAGGCGCACCCGGTGGCGGAGCTCGCCGAGCGTTCCGGTTACTGGCTGGGGCAGCAGGGCAGGCTGACCCGCCCGATGTATCTGGCGGAGGGCGCCAGCCACTACGAGCCGGTGTCCTGGGAGCGCGCGTTCGACATCGTCGGCGCGGAGCTGACCTCGCTGGACTCCCCCGACGAGGCCGTCTTCTACACCTCGGGCCGCACCAGCAACGAGGCAGCGTTCCTCTACCAGCTGTTCGCCCGCGAGTTCGGCACGAACAACCTGCCGGACTGCTCCAACATGTGCCACGAGTCCTCCGGTTCGGCGCTCACGGAGACCCTCGGCGTCGGCAAGGGCAGCGTCCTGCTGGAGGACATCCACCAGTCGGACCTGATCATCGTCGCCGGGCAGAACCCGGGCACCAACCACCCGCGCATGCTCAGCGCCCTGGAGAAGGCGAAGGCGAACGGCGCGCGGATCATCACCGTCAACCCGCTGCCCGAGGCGGGGATGGAGCGGTTCCGCAACCCGCAGACCGCGCGCGGTCTGGCGGGCGGCGGCACCCTGCTGACCGATCTGTTCCTGCAGGTCCGGATCGGCGGCGACCAGGCCCTGTTCCGCGCGCTGAGCCGGCTGGTGCTGGAGGAGGGCGGCACGGACGACGCGTTCATCCGGGAGCACACGTACGGCTTCGAGGAGTACGCCGCCGCCGCGCGCGCCGCCGACTGGGAGGAGACGCTGCGGGCGACCGGCCTGGAGCGTACGGAGATCGAACAGGCGCTCCGTATGGTGCTCGATTCCGAACGCACCGTGGTGTGCTGGGCGATGGGCCTGACGCAGCACAAGCACTCCGTGCCGACCATCCGGGAGATCGTCAGCTTTCTGCTGCTGCGCGGCAGCATCGGCCGCCCCGGCGCGGGGGTGTGCCCGGTGCGCGGCCACAGCAATGTGCAGGGCGACCGCACGATGGGCATCTTCGAACGGCCCGCGCCCGAATTCCTGGACGCGCTGGAGAAGGAGTTCGGGTTCGCGCCGCCGCGCGAGCACGGGCTGGACGTCGTACGGTCCATCCGCGCGCTGCGGGACGGGCAGGCGAAGGTGTTCTTCGCGATGGGCGGCAACTTCGTGTCGGCCTCGCCCGACACGGCCGTCACCGAGGACGCCATGCGGCGGGCGCGGCTCACCGTGCACGTCTCCACGAAGCTGAACCGCTCGCACTGCGTCACCGGCGCCCGCGCGCTGATCCTGCCGACGCTGGGCCGCACCGAACGTGACCGGCAGGGCGGCGGCGACCAGTTCGTGACCGTGGAGGACTCCATGGGCATGGTGCACGCCTCGCGGGGCCGGCTGGACCCCGCCGACCCGGCGCTGCTGTCCGAGCCGGCGATCGTGTGCCGGCTCGCGCGCCGGGTGCTGGGCGCGGGCTCGCGTACGCCCTGGGAGCGGTTCGAGGAGGACTACGCCCTGATCCGGGACCGGATCGCCCGTGTCGTGCCCGGGTTCGAGGACTTCAACGCGAAGGTCGCGCGCCCAGGGGGGTTCACTCTGCCGCACGCCCCGCGGGACAGCCGGAGCTTCCCGACCGCCACGGGGAAGGCCAACTTCACGGCGGCGCCGCTGGAGTACCCGCGGCTGCCCGAGGGCCGCCTGCTGCTGCAGACGCTCCGCTCGCACGACCAGTACAACACCACCATCTACGGCCTCGACGACCGCTACCGCGGCATCCGGAACGGGCGCCGCGTCGTCCTCGTGAACCCGGAGGACGCCGCCGCGCTCGGCTTCGCCGACGGCAGCTACGCCGACCTGACCAGCGAGTGGCGGGACGGCACCGAGCGCACCGCGGAGGGCTTCCGCGTCGTGCACTACCCCACCGCGCGCGGCTGCGCGGCGGCGTACTACCCGGAGACCAACGTGCTGGTGCCGCTCGACGCCACCGCCGACACCAGCAACACCCCGGCCAGCAAGTCCCTGGTGGTCCGGCTGACTCCGGCCTGA
- a CDS encoding MogA/MoaB family molybdenum cofactor biosynthesis protein gives MSAAQEPGRASAPYRALAVTASNRAAAGVYADTGGPLITEALTALGFAVDGPRVVPDGEPVEAALREASAAGYDVVLTTGGTGISPTDRTPEMTRRVLDYEIPGIPEAIRAEGLAKVPTAALSRGTAGVSGRTLIVNLPGSSGGVRDGLAVLGRLLVHAVDQVRGGDHPRGDDTN, from the coding sequence GTGAGCGCCGCACAGGAACCCGGCCGCGCATCCGCCCCGTACCGCGCGCTGGCCGTCACCGCGTCGAACCGCGCCGCCGCAGGCGTCTACGCGGACACCGGCGGCCCTCTGATCACCGAGGCGCTGACCGCGCTCGGCTTCGCCGTCGACGGCCCGCGCGTGGTGCCCGACGGCGAACCCGTGGAGGCCGCCCTGCGGGAGGCGTCGGCGGCGGGCTACGACGTGGTGCTGACGACGGGCGGCACGGGCATCTCGCCCACGGACCGTACGCCGGAGATGACCCGCCGCGTCCTCGACTACGAGATCCCCGGCATCCCGGAGGCCATCCGCGCCGAAGGACTCGCCAAGGTCCCCACGGCGGCCCTCTCCCGTGGCACGGCGGGGGTCTCCGGACGCACACTGATCGTGAACCTGCCCGGTTCCTCCGGCGGAGTACGGGACGGACTGGCCGTCCTCGGCCGGCTGCTGGTACACGCCGTCGACCAGGTACGCGGCGGCGACCACCCGAGAGGGGACGACACCAACTGA
- a CDS encoding GNAT family N-acetyltransferase, translated as MNAPWPVVLTDGATALRPIRLRDQRAWREVNQRNRDWLRPWEATIPPALPGQYPPRRPTYRQMVRHLRSEAQAGRMLPFVVEYEGRLVGQLTVAGITWGSMCSGHVGYWIDRAAAGRGVMPTAVALATDHCFRTVGLHRIEVCIRPENAPSRRVVEKLGFREEGVRPRYLHIDGAWRDHLVFALTAEEVPEGLLTRWHRASPPAQQK; from the coding sequence CTGAACGCGCCATGGCCGGTTGTGCTGACGGACGGCGCCACTGCCCTCCGTCCCATAAGGCTGCGCGACCAGCGCGCCTGGCGCGAGGTGAACCAGCGCAACCGGGACTGGCTGCGCCCCTGGGAGGCGACCATCCCGCCCGCGCTGCCCGGCCAGTACCCGCCGCGCCGCCCCACGTACCGGCAGATGGTGCGGCACCTCCGCTCGGAGGCGCAGGCGGGCCGGATGCTGCCGTTCGTCGTCGAGTACGAGGGGCGGCTCGTCGGACAGCTGACTGTCGCGGGCATCACGTGGGGCTCGATGTGCTCGGGCCATGTCGGCTACTGGATCGACCGCGCCGCCGCCGGCCGCGGCGTGATGCCGACGGCGGTGGCGCTCGCCACGGACCACTGCTTCCGTACGGTGGGGCTGCACCGTATCGAGGTGTGCATCCGACCGGAAAACGCCCCGAGCCGGCGGGTGGTGGAGAAACTCGGATTCCGCGAAGAAGGGGTGCGGCCGCGTTATCTGCACATCGACGGCGCCTGGCGCGACCATCTGGTCTTCGCGCTGACGGCGGAGGAGGTTCCCGAAGGGCTGCTGACACGGTGGCACCGGGCGAGCCCGCCGGCACAACAGAAATAA
- a CDS encoding NADP-dependent oxidoreductase, protein MKRVSFAEFGGPDVLRLVDAEEPHAGPGQIRIAVRAAGVNPVDWRIREGQFREAHPIELPAGVGLDAAGVVDEVGEGVEGVDAGDHVFGEGADTYAEFAVLSAWARMPGGLSFEEAAGYPSVVETALRVLREVGVRPGQTLLVSGASGGVGSAVLQIARDRGITVIGTAGAANQDYLRGLGALATTYGEGWVERVRRLGRVDAALDLAGSGVIRELVELTGDPGKVVSIADLAAPELGVRFSGVAGSVPEALAEAAGLISRGKLHIPVEKSYTLAEAAAAHIDSQAGHTRGRRVVFV, encoded by the coding sequence ATGAAGAGAGTGAGCTTTGCCGAGTTCGGCGGTCCGGACGTGCTGCGACTCGTGGACGCGGAGGAGCCCCACGCGGGCCCCGGCCAGATACGCATCGCCGTACGGGCGGCAGGTGTGAACCCCGTCGACTGGAGGATCCGCGAAGGGCAGTTCCGGGAGGCCCACCCGATCGAGCTGCCGGCCGGAGTCGGACTGGACGCCGCCGGGGTGGTGGACGAGGTCGGCGAGGGCGTCGAAGGGGTGGACGCCGGCGACCACGTGTTCGGTGAAGGGGCGGATACCTACGCCGAGTTCGCCGTGCTGTCGGCCTGGGCCCGCATGCCCGGAGGGCTGTCGTTCGAGGAGGCCGCCGGGTACCCCTCCGTGGTGGAGACCGCGCTGCGCGTCCTCCGCGAGGTCGGTGTGCGGCCCGGGCAGACGCTGCTGGTCAGCGGTGCGTCCGGGGGCGTGGGTTCGGCGGTGCTGCAGATCGCCCGCGACCGGGGCATCACCGTGATCGGTACGGCCGGGGCCGCGAACCAGGACTACCTGCGCGGCCTGGGTGCCCTCGCCACGACGTACGGCGAGGGCTGGGTCGAACGGGTGCGGCGGCTCGGCCGTGTCGACGCCGCCCTCGACCTGGCCGGTTCGGGCGTGATCCGCGAACTCGTCGAGCTCACCGGGGACCCCGGGAAGGTGGTCTCCATCGCCGATCTCGCCGCGCCGGAGCTCGGTGTCAGGTTCTCCGGCGTGGCCGGGAGCGTTCCGGAAGCGCTCGCGGAGGCCGCCGGCCTCATCTCGAGGGGGAAGCTCCACATCCCGGTCGAGAAGTCGTACACGCTCGCGGAGGCCGCGGCGGCGCACATCGACAGCCAGGCCGGTCACACGCGCGGGCGCCGGGTGGTGTTCGTCTGA
- a CDS encoding YwqG family protein encodes MTHGSPEALRALADEHLPPDVAERWVGLLRPALRLAAAEGPDSVVGKLGGLPRLPAHVEWPSWEGHGPLAFVASLDCAALPAGAVDIDLPADGTLSFFHFDGQLDGGEALVLPDDRESQAGARVLYTPAAETRTERAAPPGLEVYSEVPLTARPCLTAAEPWHPRIRDAFAPGAPLGNRYDHPVCSQDFLDALWEFDGDVGHQIGGHAGSVQNPVEIEVAEAVMDGAMSWDDPALDAEIANWVLLAQFDSDDDAGMMWGDTGALYWLIRPQDLAERRFDRAMFTWQCC; translated from the coding sequence ATGACACACGGATCCCCCGAGGCCCTGCGTGCCCTGGCCGACGAGCACTTGCCCCCCGATGTCGCGGAGCGGTGGGTCGGTCTGCTCCGCCCGGCTCTCCGTCTGGCAGCAGCTGAGGGACCGGACTCCGTCGTGGGCAAGCTCGGTGGTCTGCCGCGGTTGCCGGCACACGTGGAGTGGCCTTCGTGGGAAGGCCACGGGCCCCTTGCGTTCGTTGCCTCGCTGGACTGCGCCGCGTTGCCCGCCGGCGCCGTGGACATCGATCTTCCAGCCGACGGCACTCTGTCCTTCTTCCACTTCGACGGCCAGCTGGACGGCGGCGAGGCTCTCGTCCTGCCCGACGATCGCGAGAGCCAGGCAGGAGCGCGCGTTCTTTACACACCGGCCGCGGAGACCCGTACGGAGCGTGCTGCGCCCCCTGGCCTTGAGGTGTACTCGGAGGTCCCGCTGACCGCCCGGCCGTGCTTGACCGCAGCTGAGCCCTGGCATCCCCGGATCCGTGACGCCTTCGCCCCCGGAGCCCCGCTGGGCAATCGGTACGACCATCCGGTGTGCTCGCAGGACTTCCTCGACGCCCTGTGGGAGTTCGACGGCGACGTGGGCCACCAGATCGGCGGCCATGCCGGGTCGGTCCAGAATCCGGTGGAGATCGAAGTCGCGGAAGCCGTCATGGACGGAGCAATGTCCTGGGACGACCCGGCCCTCGACGCGGAGATCGCCAACTGGGTGCTGCTGGCCCAGTTCGACAGCGACGACGACGCGGGCATGATGTGGGGCGACACCGGTGCCCTGTACTGGCTCATCCGCCCGCAAGACCTGGCAGAGCGCCGCTTCGACCGCGCGATGTTCACCTGGCAGTGCTGCTGA
- the glpR gene encoding gephyrin-like molybdotransferase receptor GlpR encodes MRVSSSGLIYAVIVGAWAAYLVPMWLRRQDELNEARPTERFSTAIRLLSGKAAMERRYAKDAERREAQDPESGALDVSGPDGVSDDDDVDRSAPDSAAEDAVDVRAFADPKTMVRAPVPADDDQDSVTREGETAQGADRGNGNRTDADRTDAERASAERKNAERKNAERNKRAKVLARRRRTTMVLFLAFTFGAIVAAVGGLAFLWAPAAPAALLSAYIVHLRTQERRRFTFTMDRRRAEEAAQQLRARRSRTGRPGAASHAPEPEPELDAEPAPAQVPPARRDGAPAASAAGHSAVHSAAQAPAGAPEAAPSADRRALVEQTDHAEWVDQERAWGREQPEGEGWDPVPVPLPTYVSAPVAPRTARGVDLDAPDTWSSARSSTAGTSTGGTGTGADSQAQGPAQAPAQRPQAGTGRDRGRTPLFDQYADEDRPRAVNE; translated from the coding sequence ATGAGGGTGAGCAGCAGTGGCCTCATCTACGCAGTCATCGTCGGGGCCTGGGCCGCCTACCTGGTGCCGATGTGGCTCCGTCGGCAGGACGAGCTGAACGAGGCGCGTCCGACGGAACGCTTCAGCACCGCCATCCGGCTGCTGTCCGGAAAGGCGGCGATGGAGCGCCGTTACGCGAAGGACGCCGAGCGGCGCGAAGCGCAGGACCCCGAGTCCGGCGCCCTGGACGTCTCCGGGCCGGACGGCGTTTCCGACGATGACGATGTGGACCGGAGCGCCCCGGACTCGGCGGCCGAAGACGCGGTCGACGTCCGGGCTTTCGCCGATCCCAAAACGATGGTCCGGGCCCCCGTTCCGGCGGACGACGACCAGGACTCTGTTACCCGCGAAGGTGAGACCGCACAGGGCGCCGACCGCGGAAACGGCAACCGTACGGACGCCGATCGTACGGACGCGGAACGCGCGAGCGCCGAGCGGAAGAACGCGGAACGCAAGAACGCCGAACGGAACAAGCGCGCCAAAGTCCTGGCACGCCGCCGGCGCACCACGATGGTGCTCTTCCTCGCTTTCACATTCGGCGCGATCGTCGCCGCCGTCGGCGGGCTCGCCTTCCTCTGGGCCCCGGCCGCCCCGGCGGCACTGCTGAGCGCGTACATCGTGCACCTGCGTACACAGGAGCGCCGCCGCTTCACGTTCACCATGGACCGGCGCCGCGCGGAGGAGGCCGCCCAGCAGCTGCGCGCACGGCGCAGCCGTACGGGCCGCCCCGGCGCTGCGTCGCACGCCCCCGAACCGGAGCCGGAACTGGACGCGGAGCCCGCCCCGGCGCAGGTGCCTCCGGCACGGCGCGACGGGGCACCGGCCGCGTCCGCGGCAGGCCACTCCGCCGTGCACTCCGCTGCGCAGGCGCCGGCCGGGGCGCCGGAAGCGGCGCCGTCGGCCGACCGGCGTGCGCTCGTCGAGCAGACGGACCACGCGGAATGGGTCGACCAGGAGCGCGCCTGGGGACGGGAGCAGCCGGAGGGTGAGGGCTGGGACCCGGTGCCGGTTCCGCTCCCCACGTACGTCAGCGCCCCGGTCGCCCCCCGTACGGCACGCGGAGTGGACCTGGACGCGCCTGACACCTGGAGCTCGGCCCGCTCCAGCACGGCGGGCACGTCCACGGGCGGCACGGGCACGGGCGCGGACTCGCAGGCCCAGGGCCCGGCGCAGGCCCCGGCACAGCGCCCACAGGCCGGCACGGGCCGGGACCGCGGCCGCACCCCGCTCTTCGACCAGTATGCCGACGAGGACCGCCCCCGCGCCGTCAACGAGTGA
- the galU gene encoding UTP--glucose-1-phosphate uridylyltransferase GalU has product MTSSRNRISKAVIPAAGLGTRFLPATKATPKEMLPVVDKPAIQYVVEEAVTAGLSDVLMITGRNKRPLEDHFDRNYELEEVLRTKGDAAKLTRVQESSDLATMHYVRQGDPRGLGHAVLCAEPHVGDQPFAVLLGDDLIDPRDPLLARMTAVQEEYGGSVIALMEVDPETIHLYGCAAASPTGDDDVVNVADLVEKPTAAEAPSNLAIIGRYVLDPAVFEVLRKTTPGRGGEIQLTDALQALASDPSLGGPVHGVVFRGRRYDTGDRGDYLRAIVRLACEREDLGPDFREWLREYVSKEM; this is encoded by the coding sequence ATGACTAGTTCACGTAACAGGATCAGCAAGGCTGTCATCCCGGCAGCGGGTCTCGGCACCCGCTTTCTGCCCGCCACCAAGGCGACGCCGAAGGAGATGCTCCCGGTCGTCGACAAGCCCGCGATCCAGTACGTGGTCGAGGAGGCCGTGACCGCCGGCCTCTCCGACGTCCTCATGATCACAGGCCGCAACAAGCGCCCCCTGGAAGACCACTTCGACCGCAACTACGAGCTCGAAGAGGTCCTGCGCACCAAGGGCGACGCCGCCAAGCTGACCCGCGTCCAGGAGTCCAGCGACCTGGCCACGATGCACTACGTGCGCCAGGGCGACCCGCGCGGCCTCGGCCACGCCGTGCTGTGCGCGGAGCCGCACGTGGGCGACCAGCCGTTCGCCGTGCTCCTCGGCGACGACCTGATCGACCCGCGCGACCCGCTGCTGGCCCGGATGACTGCCGTGCAGGAGGAGTACGGCGGCAGCGTCATCGCGCTGATGGAGGTCGATCCGGAGACCATCCACCTGTACGGCTGCGCCGCCGCGTCGCCCACCGGGGACGACGACGTCGTGAACGTCGCCGACCTGGTCGAGAAGCCCACCGCGGCGGAGGCGCCCAGCAACCTCGCGATCATCGGCCGCTACGTCCTCGACCCCGCCGTCTTCGAGGTGCTGCGCAAGACCACACCGGGCCGCGGCGGCGAGATCCAGCTCACGGACGCCCTCCAGGCACTCGCCTCCGACCCCTCCCTCGGCGGCCCTGTGCACGGTGTCGTTTTCCGCGGACGGCGCTACGACACCGGGGACCGGGGCGACTATCTGCGCGCCATTGTCCGGCTGGCATGCGAACGTGAGGACCTGGGCCCGGACTTCCGGGAGTGGCTGCGTGAGTATGTGAGCAAGGAGATGTAG